A genome region from Micromonospora peucetia includes the following:
- a CDS encoding fasciclin domain-containing protein, whose protein sequence is MTDTRTPGPRPGPLTRVVRRRRAATGAALALLLAATGCTGSSQDRPSATQRTGDTAPVAVSGPLCDALPSGTEPGSPGSLVNQSPDQALTWIPVLTTFEAAVRATGMGKELSAAGGLTILAPTDDAFRAKFSTANLDELLLKDTDTLRGLLRDHLVAGARPVAELVAAGSVTTLAGTTLAVTAAEPGARLADRAETICADYQVTGARIHVINKVLGSLPETAHEEDHHH, encoded by the coding sequence GTGACCGACACCCGCACCCCGGGGCCGCGCCCCGGACCCCTGACCCGGGTCGTCCGCCGCCGGCGGGCGGCGACCGGGGCGGCCCTGGCCCTTCTGCTCGCGGCCACCGGGTGCACCGGCTCGTCGCAGGACCGGCCCTCCGCGACGCAGCGCACCGGCGACACCGCACCGGTCGCCGTCAGCGGACCGCTCTGCGACGCACTGCCCTCGGGCACCGAGCCGGGTAGCCCGGGCTCGCTCGTGAACCAGTCCCCCGACCAGGCCCTCACCTGGATTCCCGTGCTCACCACGTTCGAGGCGGCGGTCCGGGCCACCGGGATGGGCAAGGAACTCTCCGCCGCCGGAGGGCTGACCATCCTCGCCCCGACCGACGACGCCTTCCGGGCCAAGTTCTCCACCGCCAATCTCGACGAGCTGCTGCTCAAGGACACCGACACGCTGCGCGGGCTGCTGCGGGACCACCTGGTCGCCGGGGCGCGCCCGGTCGCCGAACTGGTGGCCGCCGGCTCCGTCACCACCCTCGCCGGCACCACTCTCGCCGTCACCGCGGCCGAGCCGGGAGCCCGGCTGGCCGACCGGGCCGAGACGATCTGCGCCGACTACCAGGTCACCGGCGCCCGCATCCACGTGATCAACAAGGTGCTCGGCAGCCTGCCGGAGACCGCCCACGAGGAGGACCACCACCACTGA
- a CDS encoding glycosyltransferase family 4 protein → MTTLRVDEQPTTNPGRIHRPTLTSRPQVPTQAGSGTPPQTRRILMLSWEYPPVLVGGLGRHVHALSVALAAAGHEVTVVTRHADGAPLEEYADGVRIVRAAEDPVTFPLATSSLLAWTMAFNHTLTRAALRATEAGCYDVIHAHDWLVAHTAMTLREHLDIPLVSTIHATEAGRHQGWLPEEMNRTIHGVEQWLAGESGRVIVCSGYMRDEVTGLFGVPAGRVDVVPNGVEPHRWRVPAAAVAKARARFAGDGPLVTFAGRLVYEKGVQHLIAGLPRLRERHPGLRAVIVGDGPYRGELEAEVHRLGLGGTVSLPGFLGGTDLPAVMAASDCFAVPSIYEPFGMVALEGAAAGAPLAVAATGGLAEIVEPGVTGMTFRPHDPDGLTDAVDALLSDRDRARELARRARVMVHERYGWSAIAQRTAAAYAAAITTAGAFAAERVTRTRGLPAVAEGNLLAAAGLR, encoded by the coding sequence GTGACGACCCTGCGGGTCGACGAGCAGCCCACCACCAACCCGGGCCGGATCCACCGGCCCACCCTCACCTCCCGGCCCCAGGTCCCGACGCAGGCCGGATCGGGCACGCCCCCGCAGACCCGCCGCATCCTCATGCTCTCCTGGGAGTACCCGCCGGTCCTGGTCGGTGGCCTGGGCCGGCACGTGCACGCCCTGTCGGTGGCCCTGGCCGCCGCCGGGCACGAGGTCACCGTCGTCACCCGGCACGCCGACGGCGCACCCCTGGAGGAGTACGCCGACGGCGTCCGAATCGTCCGCGCCGCCGAGGACCCGGTCACCTTCCCACTGGCCACCTCCTCCCTGCTGGCCTGGACCATGGCGTTCAACCACACCCTCACCCGCGCCGCGCTACGCGCCACCGAGGCCGGCTGCTACGACGTCATCCACGCCCACGACTGGCTCGTCGCACACACCGCGATGACCCTGCGCGAACACCTGGACATCCCGCTGGTCAGCACCATCCACGCCACCGAGGCCGGCCGGCACCAGGGCTGGCTTCCCGAGGAGATGAACCGCACCATCCACGGCGTCGAGCAGTGGCTGGCCGGCGAGTCGGGCCGGGTGATCGTCTGCTCCGGCTACATGCGCGACGAGGTGACCGGGCTGTTCGGCGTACCGGCCGGCCGGGTCGACGTGGTGCCCAACGGGGTGGAGCCGCACCGCTGGCGGGTCCCGGCCGCCGCGGTGGCCAAGGCCCGCGCCCGGTTCGCCGGGGACGGACCGCTGGTCACCTTCGCCGGCCGGCTGGTCTACGAGAAGGGCGTGCAGCACCTGATCGCCGGTCTGCCCCGGCTGCGCGAGCGGCACCCCGGGCTGCGCGCCGTCATCGTCGGCGACGGTCCGTACCGCGGCGAACTGGAGGCCGAGGTGCACCGCCTGGGTCTCGGCGGCACGGTCAGCCTGCCGGGCTTCCTCGGCGGCACCGACCTGCCCGCCGTGATGGCCGCGTCGGACTGCTTCGCCGTGCCGAGCATCTACGAGCCGTTCGGCATGGTGGCCCTGGAGGGCGCCGCCGCCGGCGCACCCCTGGCCGTCGCCGCCACCGGCGGGCTGGCCGAGATCGTCGAGCCCGGCGTCACCGGGATGACCTTCCGGCCGCACGACCCGGACGGGCTGACCGACGCCGTCGACGCGCTGCTGTCGGACCGGGACCGGGCCCGTGAACTCGCCCGCCGGGCCCGCGTCATGGTGCACGAGCGGTACGGCTGGTCGGCCATCGCGCAGCGTACGGCCGCCGCCTACGCGGCGGCGATCACCACCGCCGGGGCGTTCGCCGCCGAACGGGTGACCCGGACCCGCGGCCTACCGGCTGTCGCCGAGGGCAACCTGCTGGCCGCCGCCGGCCTGCGCTGA
- a CDS encoding citrate synthase, which produces MTEVKLDHPGGQLSMPVQSAVEGPAGIGVGKLLKETGMTTYDPGFVNTAACSSAITYIDGDAGILRYRGYPIEQLAEKSSFLEVSYLLIYGELPTQQQLTEFTERVRRHSLLHEEMRRFFDGFPRDAHPMAVLSSAVSAISTFYQDSLDPFDSSHVEMSTVRLMAKVPTIASYAYKKSIGQPLLYPDNSLGYVENFLRGTFGVPAEQYEVDPVMAKVLDMLFILHADHEQNCSTSTVRLVGSSNANLFASVSAGVNALFGPLHGGANQAVLEMLEKIQADGGDVGSFVRKVKDKQDGVKLMGFGHRVYKNYDPRAAIVKKAAQDVLGRMAKPDPLLDIAMQLEEIALADDFFVSRKLYPNVDFYTGLIYKAMGFPTKMFTVLFALGRLPGWIAQWREMINDPETKIGRPRQLYTGAPERDYAPFDQR; this is translated from the coding sequence ATGACGGAAGTCAAGCTCGATCACCCCGGTGGGCAGCTTTCGATGCCGGTGCAATCCGCGGTCGAGGGCCCCGCCGGCATCGGGGTGGGCAAGCTGCTGAAGGAAACCGGGATGACGACGTACGACCCCGGTTTCGTGAACACCGCGGCCTGCTCGTCTGCCATCACCTACATCGACGGCGACGCGGGGATCCTGCGTTACCGCGGGTACCCGATCGAGCAGCTCGCGGAGAAGTCCTCCTTCCTGGAGGTCTCCTACCTGCTGATCTACGGTGAGCTGCCGACCCAGCAGCAGCTGACCGAGTTCACCGAGCGGGTCCGGCGGCACTCGCTGCTGCACGAGGAGATGCGCCGCTTCTTCGACGGCTTCCCGCGCGACGCGCACCCGATGGCCGTACTCTCCTCGGCCGTCAGCGCCATCTCCACCTTCTACCAGGACAGCCTGGACCCGTTCGACTCCTCGCACGTGGAGATGTCCACGGTGCGGCTGATGGCGAAGGTCCCCACCATCGCCTCGTACGCCTACAAGAAGTCGATCGGCCAGCCGCTGCTGTACCCGGACAACTCGCTGGGCTACGTGGAGAACTTCCTGCGGGGGACCTTCGGCGTGCCGGCGGAGCAGTACGAGGTCGACCCGGTGATGGCCAAGGTGCTGGACATGCTGTTCATCCTGCACGCCGACCACGAGCAGAACTGCTCCACGTCGACCGTGCGGCTGGTCGGCTCCAGCAACGCCAACCTCTTCGCCTCGGTCTCCGCCGGTGTGAACGCGCTGTTCGGCCCGCTGCACGGCGGCGCCAACCAGGCTGTTCTGGAGATGCTGGAGAAGATCCAGGCCGATGGTGGCGACGTCGGGTCCTTCGTACGCAAGGTGAAGGACAAGCAGGACGGCGTGAAGCTGATGGGCTTCGGCCACCGGGTCTACAAGAACTACGACCCGCGCGCGGCGATCGTGAAGAAGGCGGCCCAGGACGTGCTCGGCCGGATGGCCAAGCCGGACCCGCTGCTGGACATCGCCATGCAGCTGGAGGAGATCGCCCTCGCCGACGACTTCTTCGTCTCCCGTAAGCTCTACCCGAACGTGGACTTCTACACCGGCCTGATCTACAAGGCGATGGGCTTCCCGACGAAGATGTTCACGGTGCTCTTCGCGCTGGGCCGGCTCCCGGGCTGGATCGCCCAGTGGCGCGAGATGATCAACGACCCGGAGACCAAGATCGGTCGCCCGCGGCAGCTCTACACCGGTGCTCCCGAGCGGGACTACGCCCCGTTCGACCAGCGCTGA
- a CDS encoding sulfatase-like hydrolase/transferase, whose amino-acid sequence MPGQPASGNPAGGSGPGDPSGRSGPGGSAGRHDRAGRAGWLAELGRLAEVTGLVGLVVTQPLLDVLGRSPDFFLFHRADRGEILLLVALVALVPTVAVALLGALSRLAGRTTRSATHTLLVGLLLAALAVQVGRHGTPLRGVPLLLLAALAGAAGAAAHRRWRAPGRALRLAAAGPLLFVGLFVFASPTSTVVLPRGEGGATGVAGPGNHPPVVVLVLDELPLVSLLGPDGRIDAARFPHFAELAGGSTWYRNATGVSGWTPYALPAMLTGRYPQRESAPHYSQYPDNLFTAFGGLYDVRAEESITRLCPPSRCEQPVSPEQGMGVLLRQAGGLLRQVTAPVDSRVDPEDSYRERTRAEAGIDAAEPVPADPKFRWDSLNDNQPARFTSFLAGLRPASRPTLHFLHLLMPHSPWAYLPSGVRYDAPDDLPNDGDGWTELARQRHLAQLGYTDRLIGETLRTLRATGLYDQSLLVVTADHGVSFTPGVQGRGMDAIRAAPGEVAWVPTFVKTPGQRAGRIDDRNWQHVDLLPTIADEAAIRLPWPVDGRSARQTPRAEAGKVFHDRPGQPIPITGGVPAPIAPPAPHPLVGTAVGDRPTDGTARVADLAGFGAVDPDTGRLPAAVWGDVPDEVPDGTPLAVAVNGRVGAVVPVVPRDAGGRRFAALLADDRLFHAGTNRLDVYRVAPDGTLRRLTLS is encoded by the coding sequence CTGCCCGGCCAGCCCGCTTCCGGCAATCCGGCCGGTGGGTCCGGTCCCGGTGACCCGTCCGGCCGGTCCGGTCCCGGCGGCTCAGCGGGCCGGCACGACCGGGCCGGACGGGCCGGCTGGCTGGCCGAACTCGGCCGGCTGGCCGAGGTGACAGGGCTGGTCGGGCTCGTGGTCACCCAGCCGTTGCTGGACGTCCTCGGGCGCAGCCCCGACTTCTTCCTGTTCCACCGGGCGGACCGCGGGGAGATCCTGCTGCTGGTGGCGCTGGTCGCGCTGGTGCCCACCGTCGCCGTGGCGTTGCTCGGCGCGCTGTCCCGGCTGGCCGGACGCACCACCCGGTCGGCGACACACACCCTGCTGGTCGGCCTGTTGCTCGCCGCGTTGGCTGTGCAGGTCGGCCGGCACGGTACGCCGCTGCGGGGCGTACCGCTGCTGCTGCTCGCCGCGCTGGCCGGCGCCGCCGGGGCCGCCGCGCACCGGCGGTGGCGCGCGCCCGGGCGCGCGCTGCGGCTGGCGGCGGCCGGACCACTGCTCTTCGTCGGGTTGTTCGTGTTCGCCTCGCCCACCTCGACGGTGGTGCTGCCCCGGGGCGAGGGCGGCGCCACCGGGGTGGCCGGGCCCGGCAACCATCCGCCGGTGGTCGTGCTGGTCCTCGACGAGCTGCCCCTGGTCTCCCTGCTCGGCCCGGACGGGCGGATCGACGCCGCCCGGTTCCCGCACTTCGCCGAGCTGGCCGGCGGCTCCACCTGGTACCGCAACGCCACCGGTGTCAGCGGCTGGACGCCCTACGCGCTGCCGGCGATGCTCACCGGCCGGTACCCGCAGCGGGAGTCGGCGCCGCACTACTCGCAGTACCCGGACAACCTCTTCACCGCCTTCGGCGGCCTGTACGACGTCCGCGCCGAGGAGAGCATCACCCGGCTCTGCCCGCCCAGCCGCTGCGAGCAGCCGGTCAGCCCGGAGCAGGGGATGGGCGTGCTCCTCCGGCAGGCCGGCGGGCTGCTGCGCCAGGTGACCGCCCCGGTCGACAGCCGGGTCGACCCGGAGGACTCGTACCGCGAGCGCACCCGCGCGGAGGCGGGCATCGACGCCGCCGAGCCGGTGCCGGCGGACCCGAAGTTCCGCTGGGACAGCCTGAACGACAACCAGCCGGCCCGGTTCACCAGCTTCCTCGCCGGGCTGCGGCCGGCGTCCCGGCCCACCCTGCACTTCCTGCACCTGTTGATGCCGCACTCACCGTGGGCGTACCTGCCGTCGGGGGTGCGCTACGACGCCCCGGACGACCTGCCGAACGACGGCGACGGCTGGACGGAACTGGCCCGCCAGCGGCACCTCGCACAGCTCGGCTACACCGACCGGCTGATCGGGGAGACGCTGCGCACCCTGCGGGCCACCGGACTCTACGACCAGTCCCTGCTGGTGGTCACCGCCGACCACGGCGTCAGTTTCACCCCGGGCGTGCAGGGCCGGGGGATGGACGCCATCCGGGCCGCCCCCGGCGAGGTCGCCTGGGTGCCGACGTTCGTCAAGACCCCGGGCCAGCGCGCCGGGCGGATAGACGACCGGAACTGGCAGCATGTCGACCTGCTGCCCACCATCGCCGACGAGGCGGCCATCCGGCTCCCGTGGCCGGTCGACGGCCGGTCCGCCCGGCAGACCCCGCGCGCCGAGGCGGGCAAGGTCTTCCACGATCGCCCCGGCCAGCCGATCCCGATCACCGGCGGCGTGCCGGCCCCGATCGCACCGCCCGCGCCCCACCCGCTGGTGGGCACCGCCGTCGGAGACCGTCCGACCGACGGCACCGCCCGCGTCGCCGACCTGGCCGGCTTCGGTGCGGTCGACCCGGACACCGGGCGGCTGCCGGCCGCCGTCTGGGGCGACGTGCCGGACGAGGTGCCCGACGGCACGCCGCTGGCGGTCGCCGTCAACGGCCGGGTCGGCGCGGTCGTCCCGGTGGTACCCCGTGACGCCGGCGGGCGCCGGTTCGCCGCCCTGCTCGCCGACGACCGGCTCTTCCACGCCGGCACCAACCGCCTCGACGTCTACCGCGTCGCCCCCGACGGCACCCTGCGCCGCCTCACCCTCTCCTGA
- a CDS encoding class I SAM-dependent methyltransferase, translated as MGNPRTGLRTEPGSFRDPANRVFHLDGDVLRGLDEQAAGDWRALATSEFFPPLLAAGKVCGTEAVEPPAVPSGDRWAAVLRHERIPFVSHPYEWSFTMLRDAALLHLEILRAALPAGFTTKDGSAYNLQWRGAEPVFIDVGSFTPARDGEPWAGYRQFCQTLLYPLLLGAHLGLDFQPWLRARVDGIEPDQMRRLFGGTRRLLPGVLTHVHLHGAMQRRNARASTADVRSQLRAAGYSRELALATVRGIEKLVRRLEHRPAASHWVDYQRTCAYTADDRAAKERFVAEALADGPRPRLALDLGANDGRYARLASRHADYVVAVEQDPAVVDGLYRELRAQGERRILPLVMDLADPSPGGGWRGVERASFADRAGADAVLALAVVHHLAIGRNVPLPEVLDWLVGLAAPGARVVVEFVHPEDPMARRLLANKPEGLFPDYRPAEFERLLAARCRIARRLDLPSGTRTLYTAVVGG; from the coding sequence ATGGGGAACCCCCGCACCGGTCTGCGCACCGAGCCAGGCTCCTTCCGTGACCCCGCCAACCGGGTCTTCCATCTCGACGGCGACGTGCTGCGAGGGCTGGACGAGCAGGCCGCCGGGGACTGGCGTGCCCTGGCCACCAGCGAGTTCTTCCCGCCGCTGCTCGCCGCCGGCAAGGTGTGCGGCACCGAGGCGGTCGAGCCGCCGGCCGTGCCGTCGGGGGACCGGTGGGCCGCCGTCCTCCGTCACGAGCGCATCCCGTTCGTCTCCCACCCGTACGAGTGGTCCTTCACCATGCTCCGCGACGCGGCGCTGCTGCACCTGGAGATCCTGCGGGCGGCGCTGCCGGCCGGCTTCACCACCAAGGACGGCTCGGCCTACAACCTCCAGTGGCGGGGTGCCGAACCGGTCTTCATCGACGTCGGCTCGTTCACCCCGGCACGCGACGGCGAGCCCTGGGCCGGGTACCGGCAGTTCTGTCAGACGCTGCTCTACCCGCTGCTGCTCGGCGCCCACCTCGGGCTGGACTTCCAGCCCTGGCTGCGCGCCCGGGTCGACGGCATCGAGCCCGACCAGATGCGTCGACTGTTCGGCGGCACCCGCCGGTTGCTGCCCGGCGTGCTCACCCACGTGCACCTGCACGGCGCGATGCAGCGGCGCAACGCGCGGGCCAGCACCGCCGACGTCCGATCCCAGCTGCGGGCGGCCGGCTACTCCCGGGAGCTGGCGCTGGCCACCGTACGCGGGATCGAGAAGCTCGTCCGGCGGCTGGAACACCGTCCGGCGGCCAGCCACTGGGTCGACTACCAGCGCACCTGCGCCTACACGGCGGACGACCGGGCCGCGAAGGAACGCTTCGTCGCCGAGGCGCTGGCCGACGGCCCGCGGCCCCGCCTGGCCCTGGACCTCGGCGCCAACGACGGCCGGTACGCCCGGCTCGCCTCCCGGCACGCCGACTACGTCGTAGCGGTCGAGCAGGACCCGGCCGTGGTGGACGGGCTCTACCGGGAACTGCGCGCGCAGGGGGAGCGGCGGATCCTGCCCCTGGTGATGGACCTCGCCGACCCGTCGCCCGGCGGCGGTTGGCGTGGCGTCGAGCGGGCCTCGTTCGCCGACCGGGCCGGCGCCGACGCGGTGCTCGCCCTGGCCGTGGTGCACCACCTGGCGATCGGGCGAAACGTGCCGCTGCCCGAGGTACTCGACTGGCTCGTCGGGCTCGCCGCCCCCGGCGCCCGCGTGGTGGTGGAGTTCGTCCACCCGGAGGACCCGATGGCCCGACGGCTGCTGGCCAACAAGCCCGAGGGGCTCTTCCCCGACTACCGGCCGGCCGAGTTCGAGCGGCTGCTCGCCGCACGCTGCCGGATCGCGCGCCGGCTCGACCTGCCCTCGGGCACCCGGACGCTCTACACGGCGGTCGTGGGTGGCTGA
- a CDS encoding VOC family protein has translation MAPTLDLIGMVSSDLPRSLAFYRRLGLDIPADADTAPHVEITLPGGLRLAWDTADTIRAFDPDWKPGSGGGASLAFRCDDPAEVDRLYAELVAEGHEGHLPPWDAYWGQRYAVLLDPDGNGVDLFAPLPRD, from the coding sequence ATGGCACCGACACTCGACCTCATCGGGATGGTCAGCAGCGACCTGCCCCGCTCCCTCGCCTTCTACCGGCGGCTCGGCCTCGACATCCCGGCGGACGCCGACACCGCGCCGCACGTGGAGATCACCCTGCCCGGGGGCCTTCGGCTGGCCTGGGACACCGCCGACACCATCCGCGCGTTCGACCCGGACTGGAAACCCGGCAGCGGCGGCGGGGCCAGCCTCGCCTTCCGGTGCGACGACCCGGCCGAGGTGGACCGGCTCTACGCGGAACTGGTGGCCGAGGGCCACGAGGGTCACCTGCCCCCGTGGGACGCCTACTGGGGCCAGCGGTACGCGGTGCTGCTCGACCCGGACGGCAACGGCGTGGACCTGTTCGCCCCGCTCCCCCGGGACTGA
- a CDS encoding winged helix-turn-helix domain-containing protein: MSGPDDASAPDEATPAHPVTELDDVVHQRVRLGILTIAHEARRVEFRFLRTQLDLTAGNLSKHLSVLETAGLIQVEKGYEGRRGRTWITLTPAGSTALAEEIAQLKQLIARVEITNTTEDRWPPR, encoded by the coding sequence GTGAGCGGCCCCGACGACGCCTCGGCGCCGGACGAGGCCACACCGGCCCATCCGGTCACCGAGCTCGACGACGTGGTGCACCAACGGGTCCGGCTCGGCATCCTCACCATCGCGCACGAGGCCCGCCGGGTCGAGTTCCGCTTCCTGCGTACCCAGCTGGACCTGACCGCCGGCAACCTCTCCAAGCACCTGAGCGTGCTGGAGACGGCCGGCCTGATCCAGGTCGAGAAGGGCTACGAGGGCCGGCGCGGCCGTACCTGGATCACCCTCACCCCTGCCGGCAGCACCGCGCTCGCCGAAGAGATCGCCCAACTCAAGCAGCTCATCGCCCGCGTCGAGATCACCAACACCACGGAGGACCGATGGCCACCGCGCTGA
- a CDS encoding helix-turn-helix domain-containing protein has protein sequence MYGERPAGFAGAVLWSSVTTAGAAPTRVLPDGCVDLLWSSRSGLVVAGPDRSAHLSGGGPAERWVGLRLPPGTGPAVLGVPAVELRDRRVPLADLWGERDVARLAERVEAAPAVVLTEIAVRRLRAAGGPDPLGARIAAALAAGATVTATAAETGLDPRTMHRRCRHLFGYGPKTLARILRMGRALALARAGTPLAEVAARCGYADQAHLTRDVRDLAGVPPTALLPR, from the coding sequence ATGTACGGGGAACGTCCGGCCGGGTTCGCCGGCGCGGTGCTCTGGTCCAGCGTCACGACGGCGGGCGCCGCGCCGACCAGGGTGCTCCCCGACGGCTGCGTCGACCTGCTCTGGTCGAGCCGCTCCGGGCTGGTGGTGGCCGGGCCGGACCGCTCCGCCCACCTCAGCGGAGGCGGGCCGGCGGAGCGCTGGGTGGGGCTGCGGCTGCCGCCGGGCACCGGCCCGGCGGTGCTCGGCGTACCGGCCGTCGAGCTGCGCGACCGGCGGGTCCCCCTGGCCGACCTGTGGGGCGAGCGGGACGTCGCCCGGCTGGCCGAGCGGGTGGAGGCCGCCCCGGCCGTCGTACTGACGGAGATCGCCGTGCGGCGGCTGCGAGCGGCCGGCGGGCCCGATCCGCTGGGCGCCCGGATCGCCGCCGCCCTGGCTGCCGGCGCCACCGTGACCGCGACCGCCGCCGAAACCGGCCTCGATCCGCGCACCATGCACCGTCGGTGCCGGCACCTGTTCGGGTACGGCCCGAAGACGCTGGCCCGGATCCTGCGGATGGGGCGCGCACTGGCGCTGGCACGCGCCGGCACCCCGCTGGCCGAGGTGGCGGCCCGCTGCGGTTACGCCGACCAGGCCCACCTCACCCGGGACGTACGCGACCTGGCCGGCGTGCCGCCGACCGCCCTGCTGCCCCGCTGA
- a CDS encoding arginase family protein, with the protein MRWSVLDAPLDSSGRGRGEHRAPAALRAAGLLDLLGAADAGTVDALITDPVRDPETGVIGVDQVRRAGRSIAARVTALLDAGRHPLVLGGDCAILPGTLQGLPAGFDLWFLDAHLDFEDGRTSPTGEGADMGLSIVTDHGPAGVLDREGPLVDPDQVYLLGHRPLDRAAPEGREALRVDPAVHLVPAARLRGADAAPVGRDLAVGTTPAWLHLDLDVLDPLVLPAVSYPEPGGLDWADLIALTRPLVRSGRLIGMSVTDFNADEDPDGRHAERIAHSLAELLAD; encoded by the coding sequence GTGCGATGGTCGGTGCTGGACGCTCCGCTCGACTCCTCCGGACGCGGCCGGGGCGAACACCGGGCGCCCGCGGCGCTGCGGGCCGCCGGGCTGCTGGACCTGCTGGGTGCTGCGGACGCCGGCACGGTCGACGCCCTGATCACCGACCCGGTCCGGGACCCGGAGACCGGCGTGATCGGCGTCGACCAGGTGCGCCGCGCCGGCCGGTCGATCGCTGCCCGGGTGACCGCACTGCTCGACGCGGGACGGCACCCGCTGGTCCTCGGCGGCGACTGCGCGATCCTGCCGGGCACGTTGCAGGGGCTGCCGGCCGGCTTCGACCTGTGGTTCCTCGACGCCCACCTGGACTTCGAGGACGGCCGCACCTCGCCCACCGGCGAGGGGGCCGACATGGGCCTGTCGATCGTCACCGACCACGGCCCGGCGGGGGTCCTCGACCGGGAGGGGCCGCTGGTCGACCCCGACCAGGTGTACCTGCTCGGCCACCGCCCGCTCGACCGGGCCGCACCGGAGGGCAGGGAGGCCCTCCGGGTCGACCCGGCCGTGCACCTGGTGCCGGCCGCCCGGCTGCGCGGCGCCGACGCGGCGCCGGTGGGCCGGGATCTCGCCGTCGGTACGACGCCCGCCTGGCTGCACCTCGACCTCGACGTGCTCGACCCGCTCGTGCTGCCGGCGGTCAGCTACCCGGAGCCGGGCGGCCTGGACTGGGCCGATCTGATCGCGCTGACCCGGCCACTGGTGCGCTCGGGACGGCTGATCGGGATGAGCGTCACCGACTTCAACGCCGACGAGGACCCGGACGGGCGCCACGCGGAGCGGATCGCGCACTCCCTCGCCGAACTGCTGGCCGACTGA
- a CDS encoding sensor histidine kinase — MSSGRRSERPAGRLRRRLAGLSLRTRLVVILVALLALVSVAIGGITTVALRQFLIDRVDDQLAPMRTGPGRGLPSPLDAPGVTAPPDARIPRGFPPGTVSAEVVDGRVVRAWTLVDREERAVPAEDLAGLADLPTDGRPRTRELGEHGDYRVVARQVQGGTVRVLGLPLSGVSETVWWMVAAQAGVATVGLLVAGGAGALIVRATLRPLSRVAATAGRVSELPLDRGEVALSVRVPAADTDPRTEVGQVGAALNRMLGHVAAALAARQASETRVRQFVADASHELRTPLAAIRGYAEVARRGRDEVPPDVAHALRRVESESARMTSLVDDLLLLARLDSGRPLAVEPVDLSALVMDAVGDAHVAGPEHRWRLDLPDTVVRVPGDPARLHQVLANLLANARVHTPPGSTVTTTLRVAGDVALLGVADDGPGVPPQLRAEVFERFSRGDSSRSRAHGSTGLGLAIVAAVVEAHHGSVELDSRPGRTVFTVRLPGATTDT, encoded by the coding sequence ATGTCCTCCGGCCGGCGGAGTGAGCGGCCCGCCGGCCGGCTCCGCCGCCGGCTGGCCGGCCTGTCCCTGCGGACCCGCCTGGTGGTCATCCTGGTCGCCCTGCTGGCCCTGGTCAGCGTCGCCATCGGCGGGATCACCACGGTCGCGCTGCGGCAGTTTCTGATCGACCGGGTGGACGACCAACTGGCGCCGATGCGGACCGGTCCGGGCCGGGGCCTGCCGTCACCCCTCGACGCGCCCGGCGTGACCGCCCCGCCGGACGCGCGGATCCCCCGTGGCTTCCCGCCGGGAACGGTCTCCGCCGAGGTGGTCGACGGCCGGGTGGTCCGGGCCTGGACCCTGGTCGACCGGGAGGAGCGCGCCGTCCCCGCCGAAGACCTGGCCGGCCTCGCGGACCTGCCCACGGACGGCCGGCCCCGCACCCGCGAACTCGGGGAACACGGCGACTACCGGGTGGTGGCGCGTCAGGTTCAGGGCGGCACCGTCCGGGTGCTCGGCCTGCCGCTGTCGGGCGTGTCGGAGACCGTCTGGTGGATGGTCGCCGCGCAGGCCGGCGTGGCGACCGTGGGGTTGCTGGTCGCCGGCGGGGCCGGCGCCCTGATCGTACGGGCGACCCTGCGTCCGCTGAGCCGGGTCGCCGCCACCGCCGGGCGGGTCAGCGAGCTGCCCCTGGACCGCGGCGAGGTAGCGCTGTCGGTGCGGGTCCCGGCTGCCGACACCGACCCGCGCACCGAGGTCGGCCAGGTGGGCGCGGCACTGAACCGGATGCTGGGGCACGTCGCCGCCGCGCTCGCCGCCCGCCAGGCCAGCGAGACCCGGGTACGCCAGTTCGTCGCCGACGCCAGCCACGAGCTGCGCACCCCGCTGGCGGCCATCCGGGGGTACGCCGAGGTCGCCCGGCGTGGCCGGGACGAGGTGCCGCCCGACGTGGCCCACGCCCTGCGCCGGGTCGAGTCGGAGAGCGCCCGGATGACCAGCCTCGTCGACGACCTGCTGCTGCTCGCCCGGCTCGACTCGGGCCGGCCGCTCGCGGTCGAGCCCGTGGACCTGTCCGCCCTGGTGATGGACGCGGTCGGCGACGCGCACGTCGCGGGGCCGGAGCACCGCTGGCGGCTCGACCTGCCGGACACCGTCGTCCGGGTCCCCGGCGACCCGGCCCGGCTGCACCAGGTGCTGGCGAACCTGCTGGCCAACGCCCGGGTGCACACCCCGCCCGGCAGCACGGTCACCACCACCCTGCGGGTGGCCGGCGACGTCGCCCTGCTCGGCGTCGCCGACGATGGTCCCGGCGTGCCGCCGCAACTGCGGGCCGAGGTGTTCGAACGCTTCTCCCGGGGCGACAGTTCCCGCTCCCGGGCGCACGGCAGCACCGGCCTGGGCCTGGCCATCGTGGCCGCCGTGGTGGAGGCCCACCACGGCTCGGTCGAGCTGGACAGCCGGCCGGGCCGTACGGTGTTCACCGTCCGGCTGCCGGGCGCCACCACCGACACCTGA